From a region of the Pseudoxanthomonas sp. X-1 genome:
- the yedA gene encoding drug/metabolite exporter YedA codes for MSSPMPAATSPRTGGLAVPAALLLVYVVWGSTYLGIRIALEHGVPPLLVTSGLRFVVAGALLFAVLRLRGVAAPTRAQWKNLAIMGALLLGMGNALVVLAETTVSSGLAAVAVASVPVWMGLFGLLRGQRATRIEWLGLVLGFAGVVWLNAGGTLTASPQGLVCLLLAPMAWAFGSVWSRGRDLPSPFMAAAGQMLCGGALIMLAGWLRGERLHAVPPMEGVLAVVYLALFGSVIAFTAYVWLLHHVRPALAGSYAYVNPVIAVALGAWLANERFTAHDLGAMAVILAGVVVITLAKVRGK; via the coding sequence ATGTCTTCCCCGATGCCTGCCGCCACGTCTCCGCGCACCGGCGGCCTGGCCGTGCCGGCCGCGCTGCTGCTGGTCTATGTGGTGTGGGGGTCGACCTATCTGGGCATCCGCATCGCGCTCGAGCACGGCGTGCCGCCGTTGCTGGTGACCTCCGGGCTGCGGTTCGTCGTGGCCGGCGCGCTGCTGTTCGCGGTGCTGCGCCTGCGCGGGGTGGCCGCGCCGACGCGCGCGCAGTGGAAGAACCTGGCGATCATGGGCGCGCTGCTGCTGGGCATGGGCAATGCGCTGGTGGTGCTGGCCGAGACCACCGTGTCCTCCGGCCTGGCGGCGGTGGCGGTGGCCTCGGTGCCGGTGTGGATGGGCCTGTTCGGCCTGCTGCGCGGCCAGCGCGCCACGCGCATCGAATGGCTCGGCCTGGTGCTGGGCTTCGCCGGGGTGGTGTGGCTCAACGCCGGCGGCACGCTCACCGCCAGCCCGCAGGGACTGGTGTGCCTGCTGCTGGCGCCGATGGCCTGGGCGTTCGGTTCGGTGTGGTCGCGCGGGCGCGACCTGCCGTCGCCGTTCATGGCCGCCGCCGGGCAGATGCTGTGCGGCGGGGCGCTGATCATGCTGGCCGGCTGGCTGCGCGGCGAACGCCTGCACGCGGTGCCGCCCATGGAGGGCGTGCTGGCGGTGGTCTACCTGGCGCTGTTCGGCTCGGTCATCGCCTTCACCGCCTATGTCTGGCTGCTGCACCACGTGCGTCCGGCGCTGGCCGGCAGCTATGCCTACGTCAATCCGGTCATCGCCGTGGCGCTGGGCGCCTGGCTGGCCAACGAGCGCTTCACCGCGCACGACCTGGGCGCGATGGCGGTGATCCTGGCCGGCGTGGTGGTGATCACCCTGGCCAAGGTGCGCGGCAAGTGA
- the rarD gene encoding EamA family transporter RarD, with product MSVVAPVLDRRGVAATVGAFVVWGLFPLYWRLLQHVPSLQIIAHRVVWSAVLVVGWLCLRERGAWLRRIAVQPRARVTLALTSVLISCNWGLYIWSVNNGHVVEASLGYFINPLVNVLLGVVVLRERLTRPQWIAVAVAAAGVAWLTWQAGRAPWIALGLALSFGAYGLLRKLVQVDAVSGLGMESVYLFAPALALVAWGEAGHGGAFVHGWSLGTDVLLVLAGAVTAVPLLGFAYGVRRIPLSLVGLLQYIAPTLQLLLGVVVFGEPFGPERALGFVLIWAALAIFVGDSLWRGRRRG from the coding sequence GTGAGCGTGGTGGCGCCGGTGCTGGACCGGCGCGGCGTGGCCGCGACGGTCGGCGCGTTCGTGGTGTGGGGCCTGTTCCCGCTGTACTGGCGGCTACTGCAGCATGTGCCGTCGCTGCAGATCATCGCCCACCGCGTGGTCTGGAGCGCGGTGCTGGTGGTCGGGTGGCTGTGCCTGCGCGAGCGCGGCGCCTGGCTGCGGCGCATCGCCGTCCAGCCGCGCGCAAGGGTCACGCTGGCGCTGACCTCGGTCCTGATCAGCTGCAACTGGGGGCTGTACATCTGGTCGGTCAACAACGGTCATGTGGTCGAGGCCAGCCTGGGCTATTTCATCAATCCGCTGGTCAACGTGCTGCTGGGCGTGGTGGTACTGCGCGAGCGGCTGACGCGGCCGCAGTGGATCGCGGTGGCGGTCGCGGCCGCCGGCGTGGCCTGGCTGACCTGGCAGGCCGGGCGCGCGCCATGGATCGCGCTGGGCCTGGCCTTGAGCTTCGGCGCCTATGGCCTGCTGCGCAAGCTGGTGCAGGTCGATGCGGTGTCGGGGCTGGGCATGGAGAGCGTGTACCTGTTCGCGCCCGCCCTGGCGCTGGTGGCCTGGGGCGAGGCCGGGCATGGCGGCGCCTTCGTGCATGGCTGGAGCCTGGGCACCGACGTGCTGCTGGTGCTGGCCGGGGCGGTCACCGCGGTGCCGCTGCTGGGCTTCGCCTACGGCGTGCGGCGTATCCCGCTGTCGCTGGTCGGGCTGCTGCAGTACATCGCGCCGACGCTGCAGCTGCTGCTGGGCGTGGTGGTGTTCGGCGAGCCGTTCGGGCCCGAACGCGCGCTCGGCTTCGTCCTGATCTGGGCGGCGCTGGCGATCTTTGTCGGCGACAGCCTGTGGCGCGGGCGCCGGCGCGGCTGA